CGTCTTCGCCGCGTTGATGGCGGCGTAGAAGCTGTGCGCCCAAGCGGGCTTGCTACGCGGTGCCGGAGTGGTCGAGGAGACGGAGCAGTACGGCGGCCTGCTCGCGGAGCAGCTTCGCTCGGTCGGCCTGTGCGGGTGCCGTGAACTGTGCCGCGAGCGTGAGGCATTCCTCGGCTTCGGCTCGTACGAGGTCCATGATGTGCTGCTCGGTCAGTTCGCGCCGGGCGGCCTCGCTGGTGCCGACACCGACCGGCGCCGCCTCGATGGCCACACCGCGCAGCTCCACGGCCCCCACGGGTACCGCCTCGGCGTTGTCCAGCACGGCGAGCGTGGAACGCAGGGCGCTCACCGCGACCTTGTCGCGGGCACGCATGGCTTCCCGGAGGGCTTGACGCATCTGAAGGCGCAGAGACATGTCGCCGACCTTATGTCTCTGCCCCAGGCCCCTCAACGGGATATCACCGCAGGCGCAGCACCCCGGGCGCGCGATCCTCGAAGATCTCGGTCAGCCAGTCGAAGACGGTCGCTCCGCGCCCGCTGCGCGCCTCGGCCAGATCGGCACTCACATGCGGCCGGTTGTCGGGGTGACAGCGCGACAACCGCAGCTCCAGCTGACGGGCGGTCTCCGGATGTCCGAGGTGCTCGCGAGACGTCTGATGGTCCCGCCACTCCACCACGAAGTCGCCGTCGTCCGGCGTTCCGAAGCCGCCGGACAGGCAATCCGCGAAGGCGTCGAGATTTCTGCCGAAATAGCCGCCAGGGCCGTTGACCGCCTCGCCGATGAGGAGCCAGAAGTCTTCCAGGGTCTTGATCCGCGTGCCGTCGAGCACGTAGGTGACTGTCACGCCCCAGAGGCTACGCGCCGCGTCACACGGCGTCCTCGGGATTTCCGTGCGTGACGGCGGGCACGGCGAGTTCGACGAACGAACGGAGCAAAGGGTTGGTGTCCCCGGCCCGCCAGGCGACGATCAGCCGGCTCGGTGGCATGTCGGCGAGTCTGACGACGGTGAGGGCCTCGGCCGGTTCCACGCCGGGCGGCGCCAACTCGTGGCCGAGCGGCGCCAGTCCGACCGTTCCGTTCCACAGCACGGCCCGGATGCATTCGTGGACGGTGCGCACGACCGGGCCGTCGCGCAGCGGCCCGCCGGGCTCGGTGCCGCTCCAGTACGCCCGCCAGAAGGGATCGGTGCCGTCGGGAAACCCGAACCAGGTGCGGCCGTCGAGGTCGGGGATGCGGAGGACATCGCGATCGGCGAGCGGATCGTCGGCACGCAGCACCGCACCGACGGGCTCGGAGCGGATGACACGGATGCTGATCCCGGTGTCGTCGAAAGGCGCTCGGGTCACCGCGACGTCGACCCGGCCGGCGCGCAGCCCGATGGTCGGGTCGGTCAGGTCGGCTTCGACGACGCGGACCTCGACATCCGGATGGCGCCGACGGAACGCGGCCGCGAGAGACGTGCCGGATCCGGCACGCTCCACACTGTCGCCGAGGGTGCCGATCGTGATACTCCCGACGCCGGCCGCGGCGGCCACCCGGGCGCGCGCCCGCTCGGCCTGGTCCAGCAGGGCACGCGCCTCGTCGTACAGGGCGGAGCCGGCCGCGGTGGGCGTCACACCGGTGGCCGAGCGGTTCAGCAAGGTGGCGCCGAGATCGGCCTCCAGCCGTTTGACGGCCCGGGTCAGCGGCGGCTGGGTCATGTGCAGCCGGACGGCGGCCCGGCCGAAGTGGCGCTCCTCGGCGACGGCCACGAAGTAGCGCAGCAGACGAAGGTCCATCACCAGACACGATACCGGTCCGGTATCGGGCCTGCTCAAGAGGTATTGGACGGTGGCGCGGATCCGGAGGTGGAGTGGAACGGCAAGCGACAGCGAACCCGGATCCGCTACGGGACCC
The genomic region above belongs to Streptomyces sp. CG1 and contains:
- a CDS encoding barstar family protein yields the protein MTVTYVLDGTRIKTLEDFWLLIGEAVNGPGGYFGRNLDAFADCLSGGFGTPDDGDFVVEWRDHQTSREHLGHPETARQLELRLSRCHPDNRPHVSADLAEARSGRGATVFDWLTEIFEDRAPGVLRLR
- a CDS encoding LysR family transcriptional regulator yields the protein MDLRLLRYFVAVAEERHFGRAAVRLHMTQPPLTRAVKRLEADLGATLLNRSATGVTPTAAGSALYDEARALLDQAERARARVAAAAGVGSITIGTLGDSVERAGSGTSLAAAFRRRHPDVEVRVVEADLTDPTIGLRAGRVDVAVTRAPFDDTGISIRVIRSEPVGAVLRADDPLADRDVLRIPDLDGRTWFGFPDGTDPFWRAYWSGTEPGGPLRDGPVVRTVHECIRAVLWNGTVGLAPLGHELAPPGVEPAEALTVVRLADMPPSRLIVAWRAGDTNPLLRSFVELAVPAVTHGNPEDAV